The nucleotide window AAAATTAAGCTTCATTGCTTAAGCAAATTTACCACCAAATAGCGATAGCTTCGGGCATAAATTTAAAGCCTAAAGTGCCTCCTCACCTCGCTCAACCGTACGTATACGCACAACCTCATCAAGCGGCGTGATAAATATCTTGCCGTCTCCGACCTCCCCTGTATACGCAGCACTTAAAATAGTGCGCACAACCTCATCAACAGCACCATCAGCCACGGCTATTTCTACCTTTATCTTTGGCACAAAATCGACCTCATACTCACTGCCACGATAATTTTCAGTATGTCCCTTTTGCCTACCAAAGCCCTTAACCTCGCTAACCGTAATACTCCGTACTCCAAGCTTCATGAGTGCCTCTCGCACGGCGTCTAGCTTAAATGGCTGAAAAATCGCGCTTATTAGCTTCATCTATTCTCCTTTTTCCTACCATTTGTTTGAAATAGTAGTAAATTCAAAATCGATTTTAACTAAATTTAAATTTATAATAAAATTAAACAAAAAGTAAAATTTAGCGTAATACTTCAATGATAAAAATTTAAAAAGCTTTTAAAAAAACGAGTAAATAATGAGATAACACTAAGACGAACCTAGAATAAAAACTGGGCTTTAAAAAAGCAAGCTAGCTTTTAATACCGCTATAAAGCCAAATATGGGGAGGGGATAAAGCTATCAAATTTATAAAATAAACACTGCAAAAAAGTCGGCATAGTCAGTCAAAACCCAACTAAACATCTCTAAAGCCAACCAACCAAAAATAGCTAACTTTAAATTGGCTCTGTTTTAAAAAGTATTTTTTAAAGCTTAATTTGGTTTTGGTAAACCAGTAGTGCGTATATGAGTGGCTTAGCAGGGCAACTGCTTGCTGTGCGTGGATAAAGCGAAAGCAAAGCTTCTTTAGAAAACGAGCGAAGCGAAGTTTCTAAGCTAGCGAAGCGGAACTGGATGTTGGCGAGTATATCGCAAAGCGATACGAGCCGCAAAAAGTAGTCGTCGTCCTAAGTCCTACGGACTTAAGGGCCCTTCACAGATTTTTGCGCTGAGTTTTTATGAAGTGCTAAAAATCGTGCCAACCTTGTATAACAAGGGCGGTAATGC belongs to Campylobacter sp. 19-13652 and includes:
- a CDS encoding P-II family nitrogen regulator; this encodes MKLISAIFQPFKLDAVREALMKLGVRSITVSEVKGFGRQKGHTENYRGSEYEVDFVPKIKVEIAVADGAVDEVVRTILSAAYTGEVGDGKIFITPLDEVVRIRTVERGEEAL